The following proteins are co-located in the Streptomyces sp. NBC_01198 genome:
- a CDS encoding carbonic anhydrase, whose product MTRLAPLLERNERFARDHVPVALGLPTAQVVVVTCLDHRIDPAAVLGLRPGEAPVIRNAGGRITPSVINDLGYLAFLAEELFSVTGPLFEVAIMHHTQCGTGFLADPAFLQRAAQATGVPEAVLRASEVAEPERTVREDVERLLASPALSSRVSVSGHVYAIETGLVTTVVDAVTV is encoded by the coding sequence ATGACCAGGTTGGCCCCACTGCTCGAACGCAACGAGCGGTTCGCCCGCGACCATGTCCCGGTCGCGCTCGGCCTGCCCACCGCGCAGGTCGTCGTCGTCACCTGCCTCGACCACCGGATCGACCCCGCGGCCGTCCTCGGCCTGCGCCCTGGCGAGGCGCCGGTCATCCGCAACGCGGGCGGGCGTATCACCCCGTCGGTGATCAACGACCTCGGCTACCTGGCCTTCCTCGCCGAGGAGCTCTTCAGCGTGACCGGTCCGCTCTTCGAGGTCGCGATCATGCACCACACCCAGTGCGGAACGGGATTCCTCGCCGACCCGGCCTTCCTGCAGCGGGCCGCGCAGGCGACCGGCGTCCCGGAGGCGGTGCTGCGGGCATCCGAGGTGGCCGAGCCGGAACGGACCGTCCGGGAGGACGTCGAGCGCCTGCTCGCGTCGCCGGCGCTGTCGTCGCGGGTGAGCGTGTCCGGGCATGTGTACGCCATCGAGACCGGCCTGGTGACGACCGTGGTCGACGCGGTGACCGTCTGA
- a CDS encoding TetR/AcrR family transcriptional regulator gives MTPGRPAAETSPAAEPRRRPRGAVRDGLVAAGLELARGGGPDAVVLREVTRAVGVVPNAAYRHFADRDELLASVCAAAIGELADRMAEGVAAVPGEHGDPGAAGERLRAIGTAYFAFARGEPGLFATAFALPQQHAYGTPDGAVGSGRTPLALLRAALDELVEAGVLDPRRRPGIEYPIWSAVHGTAVLSGQGPLREVPDADRGRLEELTLTMIGETLR, from the coding sequence ATGACCCCCGGCCGACCAGCAGCGGAGACGTCCCCGGCAGCAGAGCCGCGGCGCCGCCCACGTGGTGCGGTGCGGGACGGGCTGGTCGCCGCCGGGCTCGAACTGGCCAGGGGCGGCGGCCCGGACGCCGTGGTGCTGCGCGAGGTGACGCGGGCGGTGGGCGTGGTGCCCAACGCCGCCTACCGCCACTTCGCCGACCGGGACGAACTGCTCGCCTCGGTCTGCGCGGCCGCGATCGGGGAGCTCGCCGACCGGATGGCCGAGGGTGTCGCGGCCGTCCCCGGCGAGCACGGCGACCCCGGCGCGGCAGGCGAGCGGCTGCGGGCGATCGGCACGGCCTACTTCGCCTTCGCCCGCGGCGAGCCGGGACTCTTCGCGACCGCCTTCGCCCTGCCGCAGCAGCACGCGTACGGGACACCGGACGGCGCGGTGGGCTCGGGCCGCACGCCGCTGGCCCTGCTCCGGGCCGCGCTGGACGAGCTGGTCGAGGCCGGCGTGCTCGACCCGCGGCGCAGGCCGGGCATAGAGTACCCGATCTGGTCCGCGGTGCACGGAACGGCGGTGCTGTCCGGGCAGGGGCCGCTGCGCGAGGTGCCCGACGCCGATCGCGGCCGGCTGGAAGAGCTCACCCTGACGATGATCGGCGAGACGCTACGGTAG
- a CDS encoding DUF5996 family protein — MSTTRQPLPPAFEAWPRAPLDEWSATRDTLHMWTQIVGKVRLALAPMINHWWQVPLYVSARGLTTSAIPAGDRTVEMEFDFCDHQLHVRSSDGEERRVALEPKPVAAFYHQTMAALEALGVEVAIRPTPVEVESTTPFPDDTGPRSYRPEHARRFWAQLTSAQRVLLEFRAGFIGKVSPVHFFWGAMDLAVTRFSGRPAPPHPGGAPNLADRVMVEAYSHEVSSCGYWPGGSAEGSFYSYAYPEPEGYARRPVRPSAAAYSAEAGEFLLPYEAVRTAADPDRALMEFLQSTYEAAADTAGWDRDALELHPERSMAHH, encoded by the coding sequence ATGTCCACCACCCGGCAGCCCCTCCCGCCCGCCTTCGAGGCCTGGCCGCGGGCACCCCTGGACGAGTGGAGCGCGACCAGGGACACCCTGCACATGTGGACCCAGATCGTCGGGAAGGTGCGACTGGCGCTGGCCCCGATGATCAACCACTGGTGGCAGGTGCCGCTCTACGTGTCCGCCCGGGGGCTGACCACCTCCGCCATCCCGGCCGGTGACCGCACCGTCGAGATGGAGTTCGACTTCTGCGACCACCAGCTGCACGTGCGCTCCAGCGACGGCGAGGAGCGGCGCGTGGCCCTGGAGCCCAAGCCGGTGGCCGCCTTCTACCACCAGACGATGGCGGCGCTCGAAGCACTCGGCGTCGAGGTGGCGATCCGGCCCACACCCGTCGAGGTCGAGTCCACGACGCCCTTCCCCGACGACACCGGACCCCGCTCGTACCGGCCGGAGCACGCCCGCCGCTTCTGGGCCCAGCTCACCTCGGCCCAGCGGGTGCTGCTGGAGTTCCGTGCCGGATTCATCGGGAAGGTCAGCCCGGTGCACTTCTTCTGGGGTGCGATGGACCTCGCCGTCACCCGCTTCTCCGGCCGGCCCGCCCCGCCCCACCCGGGAGGGGCGCCGAACCTCGCGGACCGGGTCATGGTCGAGGCCTACTCGCACGAGGTGTCCAGCTGCGGTTACTGGCCGGGCGGCTCCGCCGAGGGCAGCTTCTACTCCTACGCCTATCCGGAACCCGAGGGCTACGCCCGGCGTCCGGTCCGGCCGTCCGCCGCCGCCTACAGCGCGGAGGCCGGCGAGTTCCTGCTCCCCTACGAGGCCGTCCGCACCGCCGCGGATCCCGACCGGGCGCTGATGGAGTTCCTGCAGAGCACCTACGAGGCCGCCGCCGACACCGCCGGGTGGGACCGCGACGCGCTTGAGCTCCACCCGGAGCGGAGCATGGCGCACCACTGA
- a CDS encoding DNA-3-methyladenine glycosylase family protein — protein MTRQSTESPEDHLRRADPVLAEVIDEAASRGGSRPSVPPDPSQEHDPNLPTDRYGVLVRAIISQNISGGASRSIYQRLKDRFGGRSPTPRQILDDDPEEMRTAAGLSRAKTASLRSLAEHVSSGELDLERLHELPDDEVVSQLDQVKGIGTWTADMFLMFHLNRPDVLPVGDLGLRRAVEKAYELPTLPDPDVLERIAEPWRPYRTLACIYLWGTAQTTPQV, from the coding sequence ATGACACGGCAGAGCACGGAGAGCCCGGAAGATCACCTGCGCCGCGCCGACCCTGTCCTGGCAGAGGTCATCGACGAGGCCGCGAGCCGCGGCGGCAGCCGGCCATCCGTGCCGCCTGACCCGTCACAGGAGCACGATCCGAACCTGCCGACCGACCGCTACGGCGTCCTGGTGCGCGCGATCATCAGCCAGAACATCTCCGGCGGGGCGTCGCGGTCGATCTACCAGCGGCTCAAGGACCGCTTCGGCGGCCGGTCCCCGACACCGCGGCAGATCCTCGACGACGACCCCGAGGAGATGCGCACCGCGGCGGGCCTGTCCAGGGCGAAGACGGCCTCGCTGCGCTCGCTCGCCGAGCACGTCTCCTCCGGGGAGCTCGACCTGGAACGCCTGCACGAGCTGCCGGACGACGAGGTGGTCAGCCAGCTCGACCAGGTGAAGGGCATCGGCACCTGGACGGCCGACATGTTCCTGATGTTCCACCTGAACCGGCCGGACGTGCTCCCGGTCGGGGACCTCGGGCTGCGCCGCGCCGTCGAGAAGGCGTACGAGCTTCCCACCCTGCCGGACCCCGACGTGCTGGAGCGCATCGCGGAGCCGTGGCGCCCCTACCGGACGCTGGCGTGCATCTACCTCTGGGGGACCGCGCAGACCACACCGCAGGTCTGA
- a CDS encoding ATP-binding cassette domain-containing protein, with translation MPTSRQDEVRPVPAAISAIGLRKSYGGKTVLDGVDLRIPAGSVFALLGPNGAGKTTAVKILSTLITADGGQAQVAGHDIATAPDRVRAAIGVTGQFSAVDGLITGEENMLLMADLHHLPKREGRRVAAELLERFDLAEAARKPAQSYSGGLKRRLDIAMTLVGAPRIIFLDEPTTGLDPRSRHTMWQIIRELVTGGVTVFLTTQYLDEADELADRIAVLDDGRIAAEGSAEELKRLVPGGHVRLRFADPAAYRSAALALHDAARDDQALTLQVLSDGSQRELRAVLERLDSGGIEADELTVHTPDLDDVFFALTGGNVQNHPKEEAR, from the coding sequence ATGCCCACGTCCAGACAGGATGAGGTCCGCCCGGTGCCGGCCGCCATCTCCGCCATCGGCCTGCGCAAGTCCTACGGCGGCAAGACCGTGCTCGACGGCGTCGATCTGCGCATCCCGGCCGGGTCGGTGTTCGCGCTGCTCGGGCCGAACGGCGCCGGCAAGACGACCGCGGTGAAGATCCTCTCCACGCTGATCACCGCGGACGGCGGCCAGGCCCAGGTCGCCGGCCACGACATCGCCACCGCACCGGACAGGGTGCGGGCCGCGATCGGGGTCACCGGGCAGTTCTCGGCAGTCGACGGGCTGATCACCGGCGAGGAGAACATGCTGCTGATGGCGGACCTGCACCACCTGCCCAAGCGCGAGGGCCGGCGGGTCGCCGCGGAGCTGCTGGAGCGGTTCGACCTGGCCGAGGCGGCCAGGAAGCCCGCGCAGAGCTACTCCGGCGGCTTGAAGCGCCGGCTGGACATCGCGATGACGCTGGTCGGCGCGCCGCGGATCATCTTCCTCGACGAGCCGACCACCGGCCTCGACCCGCGCTCCCGCCACACGATGTGGCAGATCATCCGCGAGCTGGTCACCGGCGGGGTCACCGTCTTCCTCACCACCCAGTATCTGGACGAGGCCGACGAGCTCGCCGACCGCATCGCGGTCCTCGACGACGGCAGGATCGCCGCCGAGGGCAGCGCCGAGGAGCTGAAGCGGCTCGTCCCCGGCGGTCACGTGCGGCTCCGCTTCGCCGACCCGGCCGCGTATCGCAGTGCCGCCCTCGCGCTGCACGACGCCGCCCGCGACGACCAGGCGCTCACGCTGCAGGTCCTCAGCGACGGCAGCCAGCGCGAGCTGCGGGCCGTCCTCGAACGGCTCGACTCGGGCGGCATCGAGGCCGACGAGCTGACCGTGCACACCCCCGACCTCGACGACGTGTTCTTCGCCCTCACCGGCGGGAACGTGCAGAACCACCCCAAGGAGGAAGCCCGATGA
- a CDS encoding DoxX family protein, with protein sequence MHTAVWIVAGLLATVFLIAGANKLFISRERLARAPGGGWVLDFGAGFVKGLGAAELLGAAGLVLPAWLGLARILAPLAAVGLGLVMAGAAVVEFRRREYPHAALNLVYLALAVVVAAGRFGGA encoded by the coding sequence GTGCACACCGCTGTGTGGATCGTCGCCGGACTGCTGGCCACGGTCTTCCTGATCGCCGGCGCCAACAAGCTGTTCATTTCCCGGGAGAGGCTTGCCAGGGCGCCCGGCGGGGGGTGGGTCCTGGACTTCGGCGCCGGATTCGTCAAAGGCCTCGGGGCCGCCGAACTGCTGGGCGCCGCCGGGCTGGTACTGCCCGCCTGGCTGGGCCTCGCACGGATACTGGCGCCGCTGGCCGCCGTCGGGCTGGGCCTGGTCATGGCCGGTGCGGCGGTCGTGGAGTTCCGCCGCCGGGAGTATCCGCACGCCGCGCTGAACCTGGTCTACCTCGCCCTGGCCGTCGTCGTCGCGGCGGGCCGCTTCGGCGGCGCCTGA
- a CDS encoding ABC transporter permease produces MSSLTLAVRDSSTMLRRNLLHARRYPSLTLNLLLTPVMLLLLFVYIFGDTMSAGIGEGGADRSDYLAYLVPGILFLTIGGTTIGSAVSVSTDMTEGIIARFRTMAIHRGSVLVGHVVGSVLQCVMSVVLVGAVAVAIGFRSRDATAVEWILAVGLLAFVALALTWIAVGMGLSSPTVEAASNNAMPLMVLPLVSSAFVPVHAMPGWFQPVAEYQPFTPAIETLRGLLLGTAIGHNGWLAVAWCLALTFLGYLWSTSLFNRDPK; encoded by the coding sequence ATGAGCTCCCTGACCCTCGCCGTGCGCGACTCGTCCACGATGCTCAGGCGCAACCTGCTGCACGCCCGCCGCTACCCGTCCCTGACGCTGAATCTGCTGCTCACGCCGGTCATGCTGCTCCTGCTCTTCGTCTACATCTTCGGCGACACCATGAGCGCCGGCATCGGGGAGGGCGGGGCGGACCGGTCGGACTACCTGGCGTATCTCGTGCCGGGCATCCTGTTCCTGACCATCGGCGGCACCACGATCGGCAGTGCCGTGTCGGTCTCCACCGACATGACCGAGGGCATCATCGCCCGCTTCCGCACGATGGCGATCCACCGCGGTTCCGTGCTCGTCGGGCACGTCGTCGGCAGCGTGCTGCAGTGCGTGATGAGCGTGGTCCTCGTCGGTGCCGTGGCGGTGGCGATCGGCTTCCGGTCCAGGGACGCCACCGCGGTGGAGTGGATCCTGGCCGTCGGGCTGCTGGCGTTCGTCGCCCTGGCGCTCACCTGGATCGCCGTCGGGATGGGCCTGTCCAGCCCGACCGTCGAGGCGGCAAGCAACAACGCGATGCCGCTGATGGTGCTGCCGCTCGTCTCCAGCGCCTTCGTGCCGGTGCACGCGATGCCTGGCTGGTTCCAGCCGGTCGCCGAGTACCAGCCCTTCACCCCGGCCATCGAGACGCTGCGCGGGCTGCTGCTGGGCACCGCGATCGGCCACAACGGGTGGCTCGCCGTCGCCTGGTGCCTGGCGCTGACCTTCCTCGGCTACCTCTGGTCGACCTCGCTGTTCAACCGCGACCCGAAGTAG
- a CDS encoding DUF4097 family beta strand repeat-containing protein: MPTFDTPEPISATAHVEAGSIQFTAGDRPDTVVEVRPRDPKRDQDVRAADQTEVTFAGGALTVRTPKQRYLLGRTGTVDVTVALPTGSRVDMTGAWAQVLGEGRLGEVRVKTSSGDVRLDTTGPLQLKASHGSITVDRVEGLAEITTSSGSLRVGLLDGPAVLKNSHGTTTVGAATGELRVSGANGDIEIRRAEDSVVATTAHGTLRVAEVARGRVQLETSYGAIEVGVREGTAAWLDVSSDQGQVRNTLDASAAPEKSEETVEVRARTRFGNIDVRRARA, encoded by the coding sequence ATGCCTACTTTCGACACTCCCGAACCCATCTCGGCCACCGCGCACGTGGAGGCCGGTTCCATCCAGTTCACCGCGGGCGACCGCCCCGACACCGTCGTCGAGGTCAGGCCCCGCGACCCCAAGCGGGACCAGGACGTACGGGCGGCCGACCAGACCGAGGTCACCTTCGCCGGCGGCGCGCTGACCGTCAGGACGCCCAAGCAGCGCTATCTGCTCGGGCGCACCGGCACCGTCGACGTGACGGTCGCACTGCCCACCGGATCGCGCGTCGACATGACCGGTGCCTGGGCCCAGGTGCTCGGCGAGGGCCGGCTCGGCGAGGTGCGGGTGAAGACGTCCTCCGGTGACGTCCGCCTCGACACCACCGGCCCGCTGCAACTGAAGGCGTCGCACGGCTCGATCACCGTGGACCGGGTCGAGGGCCTGGCGGAGATCACCACCAGCTCCGGCAGCCTGCGTGTCGGCCTCCTCGACGGTCCCGCCGTGCTGAAGAACTCGCACGGCACCACGACCGTCGGTGCCGCGACCGGTGAGCTGCGGGTGAGCGGGGCGAACGGCGACATCGAGATCCGCCGCGCCGAGGACTCGGTCGTCGCCACCACCGCGCACGGCACCCTGCGGGTCGCCGAAGTCGCACGCGGCCGGGTGCAGTTGGAGACCTCCTACGGTGCCATCGAGGTCGGTGTCCGCGAGGGCACCGCCGCCTGGCTCGATGTCAGCTCCGACCAGGGGCAGGTACGCAACACCCTCGACGCCTCCGCCGCCCCGGAGAAGTCCGAGGAAACCGTCGAGGTCCGGGCCAGGACGCGCTTCGGCAACATCGACGTACGCCGCGCCCGGGCCTGA
- a CDS encoding toxin-antitoxin system HicB family antitoxin: MDLTPYVDSLRRELAVAAEAGGDDARELAERLTAPLESATRLTMLNVLSAAMDEITRELAPGSVDVRLRGLDPDFVVTRPPTGGGVTAEPAGPVEPRTIPDPADGDEGGTARVNLRLPAHLKTRAEEAAAREGLSVNAWLVRAVSAAVGGGGIRPRTPEKAQTLGQSYSGWVR, from the coding sequence ATGGACCTCACCCCCTACGTCGACAGCCTCCGCCGCGAACTCGCGGTGGCCGCGGAAGCCGGCGGCGACGATGCCCGCGAGCTGGCCGAGAGGCTCACCGCTCCCCTGGAGTCGGCGACCCGGCTGACCATGCTCAACGTGCTCTCCGCCGCGATGGACGAGATCACCCGCGAACTCGCCCCCGGCTCGGTCGACGTACGGCTGCGGGGGCTCGACCCCGACTTCGTCGTGACCAGGCCGCCCACCGGCGGCGGGGTCACCGCGGAGCCGGCCGGACCCGTGGAACCGCGCACGATCCCCGACCCGGCCGACGGCGACGAGGGCGGCACCGCCCGCGTCAACCTGCGTCTGCCGGCCCACCTCAAGACGCGCGCGGAGGAGGCCGCGGCCCGCGAGGGCCTGTCGGTCAACGCGTGGCTGGTCCGTGCCGTGTCGGCCGCCGTCGGCGGCGGCGGGATCCGGCCGCGTACGCCGGAGAAGGCCCAGACCCTCGGGCAGAGCTACAGCGGCTGGGTGCGCTAG
- a CDS encoding DoxX family protein yields the protein MLAAYLTVTIVGAVFNAGAAVTYLIGHQYPLSQMDMKGLPRKYAPVLGGLLAAGTVGLLAGLAVPVLGTLAAAGLVLYFIGAIIAHLRVGSHDILGGIVFLATAVAALVLGVIHHGAW from the coding sequence GTGCTCGCCGCCTATCTCACGGTCACCATCGTCGGTGCGGTCTTCAATGCCGGCGCCGCCGTCACCTACCTGATCGGCCATCAGTACCCCCTGAGCCAGATGGACATGAAGGGCCTGCCCCGGAAGTACGCCCCGGTGCTCGGCGGGCTGCTGGCGGCCGGCACCGTGGGGCTGCTGGCCGGGCTCGCCGTGCCGGTCCTGGGCACCCTCGCCGCGGCCGGGCTCGTGCTGTACTTCATCGGCGCGATCATCGCCCACCTGAGGGTCGGCTCCCACGACATCCTCGGCGGCATCGTCTTCCTGGCCACCGCGGTGGCCGCACTCGTCCTGGGCGTGATCCACCACGGCGCCTGGTAA
- a CDS encoding NAD(P)/FAD-dependent oxidoreductase → MAADPDVLVVGAGVAGLACAQDLTAAGLRVRVLEASDGVGGRMRTDVRDGFRFDRGFQVVNTSYPQMRRRLQLSELYLRPFSPGVLLHTPHGRLRFADPTRTPRQAADLLPGRLGSLRDLAALAMLSGRDLLAPPRVLKRAEDRTTRTALADAAIGEELVERLFRPFLSGVFLDDELETSSRFFHLVWRSMLRGTLCLPARGVAAVPEQMAAGLNEGAVLLGTPVKRLTDGGVLTALGQQQAAPAVVVATGPRAAAELLPGLDVPQVRSVTTYYHAAPTSPLAEPTLVVDTARRILNTVVLSEVTPSYAPRGRALVATSVLGADERPGREAEIRRVLAEVYEADTDGWEPVGVYPVAEALPAMVPPWPLSRSTRHSPGVYVCGDHRATGSVQGAMASGARAARELLADRRSRKRSAAPAG, encoded by the coding sequence GTGGCGGCTGATCCGGATGTGCTGGTCGTCGGCGCCGGGGTGGCGGGACTGGCGTGCGCGCAGGACCTGACGGCCGCGGGGCTGCGCGTCCGGGTGCTCGAGGCCTCCGACGGGGTCGGCGGCCGGATGCGTACGGACGTACGCGACGGCTTCCGCTTCGACCGCGGCTTCCAGGTCGTCAACACCTCGTATCCGCAGATGCGCCGGCGGCTGCAGCTGAGCGAGCTGTATCTGCGCCCGTTCAGCCCCGGCGTCCTGCTGCACACCCCGCACGGCAGGCTGCGCTTCGCGGACCCGACGCGCACCCCGCGGCAGGCCGCCGACCTGCTGCCCGGCCGGCTGGGATCGTTGCGCGACCTGGCCGCCCTGGCGATGCTCAGCGGCCGGGACCTGCTCGCGCCGCCGCGGGTGCTCAAGCGCGCGGAGGACCGGACGACCCGCACCGCGCTGGCCGACGCGGCCATCGGCGAGGAGCTGGTGGAACGGCTCTTCCGGCCCTTCCTGTCCGGGGTGTTCCTGGACGACGAGCTGGAGACCTCCAGCCGCTTCTTCCACCTGGTGTGGCGCTCGATGCTGCGCGGCACGCTGTGCCTGCCGGCCCGCGGCGTCGCGGCGGTGCCCGAGCAGATGGCCGCCGGGCTGAACGAGGGCGCGGTCCTCCTGGGCACCCCGGTTAAACGGCTCACCGACGGCGGTGTGCTGACCGCGCTCGGGCAGCAGCAGGCCGCCCCGGCCGTGGTGGTCGCGACCGGACCGCGCGCGGCGGCGGAGCTGCTGCCCGGCCTCGACGTGCCGCAGGTCCGCTCGGTCACCACCTACTACCACGCCGCGCCCACCAGCCCGCTGGCCGAGCCGACGCTGGTCGTCGACACCGCGCGGCGCATCCTGAACACGGTGGTGCTCAGCGAGGTCACCCCCAGCTACGCGCCTCGCGGCCGGGCACTGGTGGCGACCTCCGTACTCGGCGCGGACGAGCGGCCGGGCCGGGAGGCGGAGATCCGGCGCGTCCTCGCCGAGGTCTACGAGGCCGACACCGACGGCTGGGAGCCCGTGGGCGTCTACCCGGTCGCCGAGGCGCTGCCCGCGATGGTCCCGCCGTGGCCGCTCAGCCGGAGCACCCGCCACTCCCCCGGCGTCTACGTCTGCGGCGACCACCGGGCCACCGGGTCGGTCCAGGGCGCGATGGCCTCCGGCGCCCGCGCCGCCCGCGAGCTGCTCGCCGACCGCCGCAGCCGGAAGCGGTCGGCCGCGCCGGCCGGCTGA
- a CDS encoding RraA family protein produces the protein MAERNTDPRSLVEGLACASLVDAMGRVHGHRAHILSLVSPAPERSLFGQAVTIAFLPFRSDRTETNGPGFGGWFYRAVGDDPGGKVLVLSSGGYPDASHGGGTKLSRVQNHGLAGVLTDGRLRDFGELASYDFAAWCRGEATHWGGDIVSPAAADVPVEVGGVCVVPGDYVYADMSGAVVLPAASLADVAAEARRIDAEDDTATARIRSEDPRRLRAGDGSGDEL, from the coding sequence ATGGCAGAGCGGAACACCGATCCGCGGTCGCTGGTCGAGGGACTGGCGTGCGCGTCGCTGGTGGACGCGATGGGCCGGGTCCACGGGCACCGGGCGCACATCCTGAGCCTGGTGAGCCCAGCGCCGGAGCGGTCCCTGTTCGGCCAGGCGGTCACCATCGCCTTCCTGCCGTTCCGCAGCGACCGGACCGAGACGAACGGCCCGGGCTTCGGGGGATGGTTCTACCGTGCCGTCGGGGACGACCCGGGCGGCAAGGTGCTCGTGCTCTCCAGCGGGGGCTACCCCGACGCCTCGCACGGCGGCGGCACCAAGCTGTCCCGCGTGCAGAACCACGGCCTGGCCGGGGTGCTCACCGACGGCCGGCTGCGGGACTTCGGCGAACTCGCCTCCTACGACTTCGCCGCCTGGTGCAGGGGTGAGGCCACCCACTGGGGCGGCGACATCGTGAGCCCGGCGGCGGCCGACGTGCCCGTCGAGGTCGGCGGCGTCTGCGTCGTCCCCGGCGACTACGTGTACGCCGACATGTCCGGCGCCGTCGTCCTCCCCGCGGCCAGCCTGGCCGATGTCGCGGCCGAGGCCCGCCGCATCGACGCGGAGGACGACACGGCCACGGCCCGGATCCGTTCCGAGGACCCCCGGCGGCTGCGCGCGGGCGACGGGAGCGGCGACGAGCTCTGA